Sequence from the Neomonachus schauinslandi chromosome 9, ASM220157v2, whole genome shotgun sequence genome:
agtccccctgcttgtgttcctgctctagctctctctctctctctctctgtcaaataaataaaaatctttaataaaaaactttttttctcatctcaaaCCTACCttgtgtatttttgaaaatgttgaagtttaactgtgatttttttccccctaatctcTAATTCCCCCAAGGACATCCTTGGTAAACCTAGAATGAAGGCATAAAATCTATGCTAACCCTACCAAGGAGAAATCCAGCCTCTTAGCTCCCCCCAAAAAGAATCTGGCTTAGTAATAAATGAACTTCTTGCTTATTGAGACTTCATTAAAACGGTCCAATATCAATCCTGGCTCAAGAATAAGATGGAATGAAGAAGCTGGAATTCCAGTTCCACAACCATAACAGAGACTGTGTCCAACTCAccctgaatgtgtgtgtgtatatatatatatatattcccagcATTTACtatagtgtctggtacataggGATTGCTCAATaatcattttttcattaaattgaaAACAGACAAGATGGTTTGTCAGAATTCCCTCCTGCCTTAaagcacctctgaaacaaatagaaatacatttgatCCCAAAAGCATGTGGGAAACACActcctgattttttatttttctaccacATGCACAGACTTCTCCAGAATCTTTATCTCCATCCCCAAGCTCCAGATCCACATTTTTAAAGGCCTACTAGACAATCTCACCTGGATCTGGCTGGTGCCTCCCAATTAATATGTGTAAATCACGTCAACCCCAAATCTTCCTAGTCTCCCAAGCTAGACCAGTGGTTTCCAACCTATGAAGCAAGCACCTAAGAGATCGTGGAGTCAGCAGGGTACCAAGGACAGGTTGATGAAGGGGTCAGCCCCAGGTACAGGGCAATAAAAGTGTGTGTTGTCCatacagaatataaaaacagtaattaAATGGGCTAGAAATCAGTCAGCATTTTATTATCACTATGCATCAGCAATTCTGAACAATGCCAGTGATCAAATACTCCTCCAAACAAAATATCCTATGAGTCCAAGTTTTAAACAATTGCTATGGTTACTTTtgagttttaataatatttatttaagctTCGAGTTGGACATTTTTATTACTGGCCCTTTAATAAACATTGTAATCTGCATGGAATTGAACTCAAAGCACTCTCAGTTGTACAACTGTCCGCAGACACAAGCGGATTCAGTAGCTATTCCCATTCATTTAGAAAGTCTGCAAAGGTCCGGAATCATTCCAGACTACTTCAGGCATCCTTCATGTCTCCAGCCTCTGTGGTACTCCGTATCCCTACATTTAAACAGATTTGACATAAACAATGATAACATAGTGATAGTGTCTCAGTCAGCTGACAAAATACCATGGGTGGCTtgagaaacagaaatttattttcccacagctttggaggctgggagtctgagatcatgGTCTGTTTATAGTGAGGtcttttcttcctggcttgcagatgtcAGCCTTTTCACTGTGTGCCCacatgtcagagagagagaacacaagctctTTGGCATGAGGTCCCCCCCAAAGGGTCAAATATGCTAAGTATGCTACTGCATGGAGTAATTCCCAGGGGCCTAGAAATCAATAAAACGGCCAAATATTATCTGCAAGCTGAATAAATAACAGAACTCACATTATATACATAGCCACATGCCTGGTCCCTAATTagttgactttgagttaatcaaaagtGGTATTTTCcggggtgggcctgacctaattaGGTGAGCCCTGTAAAAGAGTCTGGAGGTTAGACTCTCTCTGGTGCTGGCGGTAAAATCAATCTTCCATTAATCCTCCAGcctcaaggaaatgaattctgccaacaactaaGGAAGCTTGGAAGAAGATCCTTCCCTAGTCAAGCCACCAGAAGAGAACATGGCCCTCACAACTCCTGCACTTCAGCTttgtgagaccctaagcagagGACCTAGCTAAGCTGGACTTCTGATCTGGAGAAACTGTGATAATAAGTAGAGGGTGTTATAagctgctaatttttttttttaagattttatttatttatttgacagagagagagagatcacaagtaggcagacaggcaggcagagggagagggagaagcaggctccccgccgagcatggagcccaatgtgggactcgatcccagcaccctgggatcatgacctgagccaaaggcagccgcttaaccgactgagccacccaggcgccccataagctGCTAATTTTAAGGCAAGTGTTATACAGCAACAGAAAACCAAAGTGGTTTTCTGCACATAGCAGAATCTCTGACTTAAACTGGCTTAATGagcaaagaaatttattttctcatataacaGGCAGGCCAGAAGTACTTCAGACTTCAATTTGGCTTGTTCAGAGGCTCAATTCCATCATCAAAGACCCAGATTCTTTGCATCTCACTACTCTATCCTAAGTGATGCTTGATCTTCAGATAGTTGCAAGATGGTTCCAACAGTCATAGGTGTCACATTCAGAAACATCCACAGCATAAAAAGCTAGAGTGTTCTTTTGTAAGGCACTTTCAGGAAGAGTAAGGAAACTTCCCAGAAGTTCCTCAGATTTTCATTCATGTCTCATTGTCCAGAGTCACACACCCATTCCGAATCAGTCACTGACCAGGAGAAAAGGACTTCCTCAGAGAGGTTCCACCCAACCTGGCTGCCCCTGGGCAAATGGGTGTGTGAGGCAGCTAAGTACTTGAACTAAATTAGGGTTCTGTTAAGGAGAAACAGGGAGAACGGACCAATCAAAGAGTTTACAAAAAAGACAAAGTGTGAAACCTTTAGCCCGTCAGTCCAGCACTGGCAGAATGAATTATACGAGAGCATCTAAATtagaaaaaggcagaaagcagaggggcaaaaacaaaaaagccataCCTTGGCAATTAGCCCCTAATAGAATTAGCAGCTAATAGCAAGCACATTTGCAGAACATTTTTGCAAAAAGTTaatgaagatttatttaagatgttaaaaactGCCACAAATACCGAGATTGCTCTGCAATCAGTGATAAGAAATCTGAAACAACGAAGTAACAGCATGTCAGAGAGTAGCAAGGAGCAAGAACATTGCAAGAGACATAGCAGGTGAACAGAACAAATGATGGAAGAATCTCCACACCAGACACATTGCCTAAGGATTTTCATCAATTCCACAGAATCAGAAATTAGTAACAAAATTTTCTCTGTACATCATCGATAATATGTGGTTATgcttaatttaattatataataatttgcATATAATCATTATTACTCTATGGGTTTGAGTTCTAAGTTTAATAACTCCTCCTGGTATGGTTATAgataatttatgttaaaatattagaGGCATAAAAAGCAAGCCATGTGTAACTATGAACTTAATGGATTGCtttaattgaagaaaaagaaattataaaaatattttaactaccTTGGAAAGATAGTTAGACATATAGAAACCCACTCTCCCCTAAATAGGAGGTAGATGTACATGTATCTAACCATCCATCACATTAGACACCTTCAACTTATATGTATGTCAGTAATTAATAAAGCtgaaatgatttttacattttttaataggtAAGTGGGTTACTGAATCTCTTCTAAGAAcgtttaagaaataaataaatcgaCTAggacatttctttgtttctctgagaATGCTGATGCTCTCAACAATACAGGTAGGAATTAAGTGAGTAaatcctggggcagggagggagagaagaggatcTAGACAGAAGCAGAGTGACTTCTGGCTTTTTTTGCTGGTCCCCCTTCCAATGAAAGATTAATGGTGTGCAGCAGCCCATTGATCTGCCATTGTCCCCACTGCCCTCAGGAAATGGTGACTGACAGGAATGCTTAAGAGAGAAACGAaggtaaaaaaaagagagcgCGAGAATGAGGTGAACTGAAGGCAGCTTCTTTCCACAGCAGGTAGGCTCTCATCCCCTTTTTGTCGTGCGTATTATCTTTCTGATTGTGTTACTAGCTGTGGACAACTTCTCTGACCTCGCCATCGCCTGACAACCAGGTGCTGACCACTTCTCGAATTTTCTAGGATGGTCTGGAGCCTGGGCgtgaagggcagagagacagaagaggggcagacggagaaaaAGAGACTAGGAGTGAAAAGAAAGCCGCCTCTGCGGTCGCCCGGCCTTCCCGATTTCCACTGCCACTCCCCAGCCAGGCCTTGCCGGGTTCACGGGAAGCACACGGGCCAGCGTCTCATGGGCTGCTGGCGCCAGGCCGACGCCAGGTGCACGCCGCCGAACAGGAGATCCTGTTGAGCACCGGCAGGACGCGGACGCGGAGAGGGGTGAGGCACGACACGGCCGCCAGAGGGCACGAGCGCCCCAAGTCCTCCCGCGATGGCGTCGCCGCGACCAAGAAGGGAAGGTGGTCGGCCTGCGAGGAGGGGTGGCTGGGGCCCACGAGCACGCGGGGAGAGCGGGGCCCCACTCGCCTCCGAGTTGCGGGCCTCGGCGCACCGCGCACGGCTCCTCCATTCCCAGCCGCCCGAGGGCCCCGATCTGCGCTCGCAGGGTGACCTCGACGCCCGGGCGGGGTCGAAGGACGCTCTCAGCTCCGCGCCCACCTCGTGTCCCCAAGCCCGCTCCGAGCCGGAGGCCTGCGGGGAGGCGCCGGCCCGGTGTTCCGAAAGGAACGCCCGGAGGGCCAGGCCCGGGGTCAGCACGCCCCGGCATCCGGCCGCCGCCGAACAATGGCCGGAGGGGCTGCGGCAGGCACGGCGGGCGCGACGGGCGCGAAGGTGCAGGGGCGCCCGGGCGCTGGAAGCCCCGCCCCTCGGCCGGCTCCCTGACAACGCGGGCCGGGCCGCGCCGCCTGCTCCCCGCCCCTCGGCGCCCGGCACCAGGCGGGGCCCCGGCCGGAGCGCTGCAGCCGCAGCCGCTGCTTTGCAGAGCGGGGCCCGGGGTCGGGGCCGGGGCACCCTCGCTCCCACCTTCTTCCGCCGCTATGAGCCAGGGAAGTCCGGGGGACTGGGCCCCCCTCGACCCCACCCCCGGGCCCCCAGCGCCCCCCAACCCCTTCGTGCATGAGTTACATCTCTCCCGCCTCCAGAGGGTTAAGGTAAAGTGTGAGCGGGGGGCGTCGGGAGGACTCGTGGGGGTAGGAAAAGGAGGCCGTTTAGAGCCCAGGCAAAGATGGGGATGCCTATCCGGAAAAGAGGTGGGCGAGAGGCTTGCGGGGAGGGTGTCCGGGGGAGCGCACGTGGGGGCGACGGGGGTGGGCGAGAAGTCCTTGGAGAGGGCCCGGGCTTGGGCGATGGATAGCTCTAAGGTGTGGAAGAATTGACTAGGTGAGGATAGAGGACTGCAGGAGACCCAGGGGTAGGGGAGATGGAAGAAGATACTGGGAAATGCGGTTTACATCCTGCGGAGACCGATGAACTAGGATGGAGGTGGAGGCTACGGaaagccgggggtgggggcaggggcgtgCTGAGTGCTTCTTCGAGGCTCTGAATTAGAGGGAAGACGTCTCTAGACCCATAGCCTGCGCCCCTTTGCCGATCCAACACCCCCCCTCTTTCcgctccacccccctccccgcactGCAGCACCTCctggtgggggtagggaggcTGAGAAGGGGGCTGGCTACAGGAAGTGGAGAGCCGCACTAGCCTAGGGGAACTGGGGAAGGGAGTGTCCAAGGTTTCTGCACCCTCACCGCCCCTGAGGCTGGCTCGTGGGGCTCAGTTTGTTTACCTGCACTCTCCCCAGGGCATCCCTAGCAGTCACCCTGGCTCCTGGCAACCCCTGCCCTGCGGAGTAGGGCCGcgctcttctcccccaccccaccccccaggcctaGGGGAGTGCTGTTGAGTGGAACTAGACTGGCCTGGGCCTAAAAAGTGGACCTCTGTGTGTTCCAACTCTACTACCTCCGAGGGCCAAAGTAGAAAGAACTATGCACCTGGTTCCTCTTGGACATAGGAGCTATTTATGGAAtgcgaggtgggggagggactaTCTCCAGCCTACTCTCCatcaagcactgtgctgggcgcCTCCACAGGGGTTATCATTAAAAGCTCTTAACAGCCTTACCAAGTGATAGATGcgttttatgattaaaaaaatcaggtcCGATCCTAATAATGAGGCCCCTGATCCTATTAATCCTTTATCCTCTCCCCTTGGATTCCCGCCCCATCTTCTGTTCCCACACCACCTGTCTCCTGATCCACAGGGGGTGATGGCTCTCTGCTTCATCCTTGTGGGAGAAGGGAAGCAATGGAGAGTGTCTCCCAATCCTGAAGTGGTATTTTCTCCCACCCTCTGCAGTTCTGCCTCCTGGGGGCACTGTTGGCCCCCATCCGAGTGCTTCTGGCCTTTATtgtcctctttctcctctggcCCTTTGCCTGGCTGCAAGTAGCTGGTCTTACGGAGGAGCAGCTTCAGGAGCCAATTACAGGATGGAGGAAGTAAGTGGGGGATCAGCCCCCAGAGACCCTACTTCTCACTTCTCTTCCCTATTACCCATTCTGCTCCCTCTTTGAGAAGAAACGGAGGGAGGGTTCTGAAGCTCTGCTACCCAGCCTAGGTAGGTGAGATGAGTCAGCCAGGCTCAGACCTGGTACCCAGGACCTTAGCTCGAAGTGATGCACCCTGATATGTCCCAAAGCAGGCAGACTTCAGCCCCTTGGCAGAGGAATAGAGGACAAGAGAAAGGCAGCGGCTTTTCTGGGTGCCTAAGCCTGGGGGGGTGAGTGAGGGACGGAATCACCGCCTCTGCTGATGCCCAGCCTTGTCCTGCAGGACTGTGTGCCACAACGGGGTGCTGGGCCTCAGCCGCCTGCtctttttcctgctgggttttCTTCGAATTCGCGTTCGGGGACAGCGGGCCTCTCGCCTTCAAGCCCCTGTCCTTGTTGCCGCTCCCCACTCTACTTTCTTTGACCCCATTGTTCTGCTGCCCTGTGACCTGCCCAAGGTTGTGTCCCGAGCTGAGAACCTTTCCGTGCCTGTCATTGGAGGTGAGAGAGCATAaaaggggtgaaggggagagaTGACAACTGAGCAAAAAAGGCAGGAATCAGGGATGCTCTGGAGAGAAGAACTGGCCtcaagggggaagggagaggttaGAAGGGAAATCAACGGTTGCTGGCAAATGAGATGCAAATGGATACTGTTTGTGAACCAACCCCTTAGATTCTGAGGGCTGGTGCTTAGAGGTGTTGGAAGGACCTCTGATCACTTGCCTAAAAGGACCAACACACAATAAAAGGAGGGTCCTCGGGGCAGAGAGATCACTGCGAAGCATCTCCTGCTGTTGAGGAAGGGGAGGCTGCAGGTATTAATGCCCCTGGGTAGGAACCAAGTGACTCCTTGTATCCTCTCTGGACCCCAGCCCTTCTTCGCTTCAACCAAGCCATCCTAGTATCCCGGCAGGACCCGGCTTCTCGGCGCAGAGTGGTGGAGGAGGTCCGAAGGCGGGCTACCTCAGGAGGCAAGTGGCCCCAGGTGGGTAAGGGTCGCAAGATCTCACCTTTTATGTGCTCCCAAAGaggcttctctttcctctcttcccttcaggCAACCCCACCTCATTCTGGTCCCtcggggtttttttccccccaggtaCTATTCTTTCCTGAGGGCACCTGTTCCAACAAGAAGGCTTTGCTTAAATTCAAACCAGGTGAATAAAATGATAGTGGGTGGTAGGGCTGAAGAAAAAAGGAGCCCCAGATTTGGAGGGGGACTCTGGAATAACCCAAGAAGTGGAGCGGGGATCCTggggaagagagacagggaacTTCCTAGCTGACACTGAAAAGTCTCTAGGAgtcagaaagaaaattacaaatgaaatggAGCCAGGCCAGATATCATTTCAGAACTGTCCCAGACCCTGACACTTGGTGCCTTCTAGCTACCTCCATGAACTAACCtctgcctggggggtggggggtggggggtggaaatgGGATTCAGGAGCCTTCATTGCCGGGGTTCCTGTGCAACCTGTCCTCATCCGATACCCCAACAGTCTGGTGAGTCTGAGTCcaagagaggaggtgggggagccCAAATCCACCCTAAATCAGTGAAAACTTCTAGTGTCGCCGTGGGATGTGCacatggggcgggggtggggtcaGGGCCTCTGCCCAAAGAGGATTGGCCAAGCTCCAGGGAAAGAGAGTAATGCCTTTCTCCCCtcacctctgcttctcctctagGACACCACCAGCTGGGCATGGAGGGGCCCTGGAGTGTGAGTCTTGGTGTtcctggggtgagggtggggggcagggcccATCAGAGATTTCCTGGCCCATCTTCCAATCTCCAGACAAGGCAAATGGACCTTCTTCACTGTCAGATTGAGAGAACTCTAGAGAAGAGGGTGCCTGTTTCCCTGTTTTGTTCTCATTTCCCGATGTAATCTGGAAGTGCTTTCAGCCATCCCACCTCATCATTCCTGCTGTGACTATAGCTCCTTTGAACTCAGCGTCCAGTGTTTCTGAGCGATCTCCCTCAGTCCTCCCTTGAGAGCCAGCACGGTTGCCTCCCCTTGTCTGCGGTTACTCATACCTCTTCTCTGGCAGTTCCTCCTCACGCCTGTCCCTGCCATGCTCTCACTTTCCCTACCAGCTTCGGGcccttccctctgtctcccaaCTGCATATTTACCCAGCTCACTGTGTGGTTAGGGATCCGTTTTTATATGAATGGGCAgaactctcccactcccctcctcagGGTGGGGGGCCCCATACTTAGGGATTGGTGAGCATCTGAGGTCTCTCTTCTCTTAGACTGAAAGTCCTCTGGCTCACAGCCTCTCAGCCCTGCAGCATCGTGGATGTGGAGGTATgacacctcccccacctccccaacgccactgtgggtggggaggggaatgggcATTAGCTGACCCCTGAAGGGAAAAGAGGGTGGGAGTGCTCACCCATAGCTTGAGGTCCtgatgaggtgtgtgtgtgtgtgtgtttgtttcagTTCCTCCCTGTGTACCACCCCAGCCCGGAGGAGAGCAGGAACCCCACCCTCTATGCCAACAATGTCCAGAGGGTAATGGCACAGTGAGTATCCCACAAAATATTTCCTGGAGCAGATACACAGGACATAGGAAGCACAGCAGTGGGTGGAGGGCTGAGGTTCCAAGGCAAAGATGGGGGAGTGGGCAGTGGGATGGGCTCTGCACAGCTGAGACGGGGGGTGGTTAAAGGGGCCTGGTCTCCTCCCTGTTCAGCAGCCCAGACTCGGTAATGAGCCCTCAGAAGACTCTTCTTCCTTGTTCCCCCACTCCGTTCCATCGCTCTTCATCCTGTAGGGCCCTGGGCATTCCAGCCACTGAGTGTGAGTTTGTGGGGAGCTTGCCCGTGATCGTGGTGGGCCGGCTGAAGGTCTCACTGGAGCCGCAGCTCTGGGAACTGGGAAAGGTGCTTCGGAAGGCTGGGTAGGTGACCTTGAATGTAACGGTATGGGCAGTGTCACggatagaaaaaaagagaaatgggaagaaggaaggaaagtcttaaaaaagaaataagtgggaaggtagaggatttttttttaagataatggaGTAAAAGGAAGGAggtaaaaagaaagggaaagatatATAATAAGCCcagtgagaaaaggaagaatgGCTCTCAAAGGACTGTGAGTTAGAGTCCATCTTAGAAAAACACCAGATATACCTGTGCTGGGGGAACTCTTGGGGCTGGGGC
This genomic interval carries:
- the LPCAT4 gene encoding lysophospholipid acyltransferase LPCAT4, encoding MSQGSPGDWAPLDPTPGPPAPPNPFVHELHLSRLQRVKFCLLGALLAPIRVLLAFIVLFLLWPFAWLQVAGLTEEQLQEPITGWRKTVCHNGVLGLSRLLFFLLGFLRIRVRGQRASRLQAPVLVAAPHSTFFDPIVLLPCDLPKVVSRAENLSVPVIGALLRFNQAILVSRQDPASRRRVVEEVRRRATSGGKWPQVLFFPEGTCSNKKALLKFKPGAFIAGVPVQPVLIRYPNSLDTTSWAWRGPGVLKVLWLTASQPCSIVDVEFLPVYHPSPEESRNPTLYANNVQRVMAQALGIPATECEFVGSLPVIVVGRLKVSLEPQLWELGKVLRKAGLSPGRVNAGAEPGRSRMISQEEFARQLQLSDPQTVAGAFSYFQQDAQGLVDFRDVALALAALDGGRSLDELTRLAFELFAEEQAEGPGRLLYRHGFSTILHLLLGSPRPAAATLHAELCQAGPHQGLSLCQFQAFSLHDPLHGKLFNTYLRPSPKPQASVPGSPMALANGTVPAPKQKGD